In Scomber japonicus isolate fScoJap1 chromosome 20, fScoJap1.pri, whole genome shotgun sequence, the genomic window CTTCAGATTTTTGCATTCTTTTCTTAAGCCCTGACTCCGCCCTGCGGTGAACCCTATATTAACCGCAACCATCAGCTCTAAAAATTCAGTCGGCAGCAATACCATAACAGGTAGCCTATTTATCTTACTAGTTGACACACCAAGGTGCGCATGATGACGGGTGAACAGCGCTTTGTAATCAGTGCTCGCATCATTGGAGCCGTCCTCAGGGACACACCAAAACTCAAGGTGAGTGATTTCAGCCGTTCATTTTCTTATTGAAttgtattacctttttttttttttacattaaagatGCTTTGTGATCTGGGCTGTTTCTCATCCTGTATTATTTTCCTCAACTCCACAGATGTTCATGATATCTGTGATGTGGTCTGACGAGACAGAAGTGATCATTTACAGGTCCTtccaggattttaaaaaatgtcatgtaAGTCTAATTAAAGATATGGATGGATTAACCTGGTTTAATATTGGATGTTTTGAATAATAAcaccttttgtttcttttaaaacagAGGCAGCTGAAAAAGAGGTTCCCTCACATGAACTCTTTTcagaagaaagacagagtgaTCCCGAAATTTAGTGGTAAGATTATTTCAACTgtttaattatttgattttacTTGTTCCCACTGTGATATTGAAAACAGAAGAAGACCATTAGAGAAGctttaatatatttctaaatTTTTTCCatgattttttagttttttttagtaaaCTCATACATCCTCTCAGTCTGAATTATGCTGTGCAAATATTTTATCTATACCCAATTCTAGAAAAAAGGCTGTACAAATATAGTGTATAACAAATATAAtgttctcccctcctctctccaggCAAGGCCAGGAGGAGCGGCCGCAACCAGAAAGGATCCAAGCGATCTGTCCAACGGATGAAgttcctggagagctactgcaaCCAGCTGCTGAAATGCGACCAAACCGTGACTCAGAGCTCAGAAGTCACACAGTTTTTTATGCCCAAAGACCATGACCTGCAGGCAGATTTCACTAAGAACAGGTATTGCAGTCTGTGGTGGAGCTCATGTCAGCTTTCTGTTGGGGTTGATAGAAGTTTTTGATGATtggataaaaaaacattttcaagatACCATTTTTCTCACGCAGCATCATGATCCTGCTGTCAGAGGATTTGGCTGATGGGTcaggtggaggagagggaggcGTTACCCGCCATCATGCAGGCAGCGTCAGTCACCCGTTCGTCACTCAGACTTACCGCTGTGTGGGTGCTTATGAGACAAAGGACACCAAGAATCGTCCATTTAAAGTTGCCCTGGATGAGAAAGTTGATGTCCTGATCAAGGATCCTGCAGGTCAGTACTatagaaatcattaaaaaaaaacatttacaaaactTTTTCTCTGAACTTTCAGTCAACTTCACACTCACTTCTGTTATGCTGAAAGTATGTTTCATCTTCCTTGTCAGGTTGGTGGCTGGTGGAGAATGAGGATAAGTGTCTGGCTTGGTTTCCTGCTCCGTACCTGGAGGTATgcgaagaagaggaagatgatgacaACGGGTTCCAGCTGGGAGGTATGATATTTGTTGTTGTCACAGTTCAATTTCAATCTGCAAGAAGGAATGTGCAAATACCATTAGTTGATAGCGGTACTTTTTATGTGCCTGATATTTGGCATCATTTGGCAGTAACGGTGCCAAGGCATGCGAGACAGATATTGTTAACATCTTACTGTGAAGGCAGGTTGTTACAAAACACCAACACTAGGGAGTGCTCTCTAACCATTGGAAGTTTCATGTACTCATTCCCGTCTACAAAACTGTGTGATATTATAAATACAACTTGTGTATTTgcccttaaaaaaacaacatgccCCAAGAAAGATTTTAGCTGTAAATAAGCTTGTTGTTTGATCTTGTTTCTTGGTTGTGGCCTGCAGGTGCCCTGTACTGTGCTGTGAGGAGTTATTCAACTAAGAAGGATGACGAGGTAGCTGTGTCCATTGGCTCTGTGGTGGAGGTGTTGAGGAAGTCTGACAACGGCTGGTGGCTTATCAGGTATCCCTATCTTGTCTGTCTGCACTGCAAAACAATAGACGATGAAGAGggaatattgtttttaaaacagtgGTTCTTTGTTGTCTGTGCATGCAAATATAACACACCAAATACTGGTGTCAGTAGAGTTAGAAGGGGAGATGTATTAAAGAGTTGAAGTATAGTTCTCAGCAGTATCAAATATTTCTTATTACAAAACTCAatctttgtgttatttttgtctATATactgttaattgtgttttatgggTTTAAGTAACCTCAAACTCTTTTACTTGTTATCCTCTCTTCAGATTCAATGGCAAGGCAGGTTACATACCCTCCATGTACCTGCAACCATACAACAACCCTCGCGCAGGCCTCTACAGCTTGCAGAGAAAGCTACATAGTTCCACCCTGAACCTGGCTACCAGCAGAGAACTTCAGTCTTCTTATCCTCCAAGCATCAACAATGAAAATACGCCACCACAAGACTCTGCAGGTCCATCCAGAGGTGAGGCAGATGTGCATGGGAATCTCCAAAAATCAAGATCCCTCGATGTTCTTTCTGAGACCTGGTGCCAGACTGGTCTGCCAACCCAGGCTGAGCAAAACGCGGCAACCACAGATGGCCGCGCTCGCAGCATGAGCAACACAAGCACAGACTCCAGCTTCTCCAGCTTCTCCTCAGGCAGTGAATCGTCCTCAAGTTTAAGAAATGATGCACAGCACCAGAAGAGCACTGGCCGACCTGCAGCCTCACACCAGTCTAATGTCAGTGAAAGTGGTGGCAGCAGTGCTGATCTCAGCCTCTCTGACCGTCGCGGCTCCAACACTAGCACTGACAGCACTGGATCTGTTTCAGTTGCTCCCAGGGTGCCACCCAGACCCAAGACCGAGGAGATCCTAAACCGCTGCACCACCATGACCCGCAAGGCAGCTCTGGCCACCAAGACGCGGCTTCAGATCCAGCCGGAGACCATCCACAGCCGCTAGGGAGTTAGAGGCTAGAACTTTATGTCGTAAATACTGTACAATATTATATTCTTAATGAGAGTCTTTTGTTTATTAAAGTCTTTTTGATTCattcacattaatatttaaccTATTTAACTCCACAGATCTTTACATGggtcaatcaatcaaatgtgctttaaaaaaatttgATTTTTGTCATATCAATGATTGACAAGAGAGATAAATATACTGAATTATgtcacaaatttacatttgatCAAATAGAGTATTAAAAATGGCATCATAGGTTTGAATATTTAACTCAGTATAATTACGTAGCTTCAATGAAGCAATAGAAGGAGCAAGTACAGAAAAAGGTATGTGACTTTGTCATATTagtagaaaaatattttttctaacATTGAATCCACTTGGGGGGGATGTCTAAGTGGATTATTGGAGTTCAAGAGGTTAAATATTTCCATTGAACTGTATTTTAAAGGTGTATTACTCTTTCTTCTGATGTAGAAATCAATGCATTATTGCAGGCTGATGAAAGATTATGTAACTGACTTATTATGTACTCTTTTTGGTATGTCATtaatagtagcagtagtacGTAATCACTAACTACTTTGGTATTTTGCCATATTGTACGTCATGTACTAGATCTACATACATAAAGGACTCTCAATGAACTGTACATTATTTTTCCAGCAGGTTGTTCAGGTTATTGTCATAAATAGGTTATAAATATGTTGGGTGTGGTAAACAAGCTGTcagcaaacaaaaatgtgtatcgtGTCAGAACAAGCTCTTACTTACTGAttatttaatattgtatgaatATGTTGTTGTCCCTTCCTTTACTACATTATGAAGTTCACAGTGTGTAAGTTTAATGAACATttcaataaaatcaaatttgCAAAAGAAGTTAAAAGATGTCTTTCATTCACAAGTACTTAATGGGCAGATGAGAACCAAGTGGGTCTATGTGTGGGTATCCATAACTTTTCATGTATTTCCATTTACATTATGAGGGTTAGAGAGAGCTACAGAAGTGGCATCACTGTTATACTAAATGTCTTAAGCTAAAAGATGCACTGttcaatattttatattgatGATGGATCAGATAACTGTCATGTTAAAGGGGTTGCTAGTAGTGACAAGCACAGCATTCTCATCCTCAAAAGTCCCCTCAGCTCTATGAGCCTTTTACTATTTTGGATAATGCATTTGGTTTTGTTGCTAGCCAGTCAATCTTTATTtccaatcaatctttatttgtatagcgccaaatcacaacagagttatctcaaggcactttacacatagagcaggttctaaaccgaactcttcaggttttaactttaaagagacccaacattcccacatgagcaacaatggcaagaaaaaactcccttttaccaggaagaaacctcagaatcagactcagagtgggcggccatctgcctcgactggttagggttgagaggagagaaaggaaggatagaggagagaagcacaatgaaaatcaacaatgaagccagaaggtccgggactggaatctgtcatccggacgtctacaggcccagattacctgtgagaccagaaagcacagacaactccagggaagaagtttaggttattaaatgcattaatagaacatgaatgttaatggatatagatggatggatagagagagagagggaggaggagagaggagctcagtgcatcataggagtcccccggcagtctaagcctatagcagcataagctaagagctctaagagccctaactataagctttatcaaaaaggaacgttttaagcctactcttaaatgtagggggGGTGtttgccccccggaccaaatctggaagatggttccacaggagaggagcctgatagcagaaggctctgcctcctgttctacttttagagatactaggaaccacaggTAGACCtacatgctgggagcgcagtgttctagtaggtacataaggtactataagctctttaagatatgatggagcctgactaTTGAGAGCTTtaaaggtgaggagaaggattttgaattctattctgaagccaatgcagtgaagccaagatgggagaagatgatctctctttctagtttttgtcaaaacacgagcagctgcattctggaccagctggagagtctttagagacttgttaggacaacctgataataatgaattacagtagtccagcctagaagtaacaaatgcatggagtagtttttcagcatcattttgagacaggatatgtctattttttgcaatattatgcagatgaaagaaggcagtccttgaaatttgttttatgtgggaattaaaggacagatcctgatcaaatataactctaggtccttacagtggtgctggaggccagagtaatgccatccagagtagttatgtcatttgataatgaatttctagGGTGTTTAGgaccaagcacaataacttgtGCTATAaactgtgctatgatgagctctaaatccagactgaaaattctcaaataaactgttactatgtagaaagttacacagcaactgctttctcaaggatcttggagagagagggaaggttCGACatcggcctatagttggctagaacctctgaatcaagagtcagctttttaagaagtggtttaattacagctaccttaaaggactgtggtacataacctgtcaccaaagacagattaatcatatcttataaggaagtgctaactgaggggaatacttccatgagcagcctagttggaatcgggtctaagagacaagttgatggtttggatgaagtaatcattgaagttaattctataAGGTCGACTGTAGAAAAACAGTATCAGGTTTAACAACAATTTTGATTTTGTCCCTAATGgttaacattttatcattaaagaaattcatgaagtcatcactactgagagttaaagccttcttatatgctttaagactgttttgccaggctaagtgagattcttctaaTTTAGTAGAACGCCATATTCATATTCTTATTCATATTCTATTCTAATTTCCgtgaagtttgctttaattgtctagtttgggaattgtaccatggagctgttctctgttgtttaatcACCTTCTTTTTTAGAGGGGCAGTGGAGTTCAGAGTTGTtctcagtgagtctgcagcactATCAACAACATAGTCAATCTGGGGGGAGGGCTAAAGTTAGAATAAGTCATCTCTGTTGTATTGAGACATGGCACTGAGTTCAGTACtgatggaattatttctttaaatttagtgacaacaccatcagacagacatctaGTAAGAACATGTTTTTCTAACGGCGTATAGTCCAGTAATAGGAATTCAAacgttattaaataatggtctGATAAAGAAGGATTATGAGGGAAAACTATTAAACATTCAACTTCAATACCACATGTCAGAACAAGGTCAGAACAAGGCCAGTCTGATCTCATCAAGCTTGTTTCCAGTCACAGTGAGCAGAACCCCCAAAAAACTAAACACCAAAAAATCAATTGTACAATGTCTGCTCAGTACCAAAGGTCAGTTAGGTTAACTTGGAACTAGCTGCTAATTTAGCAGCTAAACAGCCTGTTATTGTCTATAAAAGTTGGTGGTGACCAAAACAGAGGTAGGAGAACAACATTTGGTATcagtcagaggagcagaaatgagattccaaatgaatgctaatgttacttCAGATGTGTGTACATAACATTTTACTATAACAACTTAATAATATTAacttaaaatatttcttaatgcAGCTTTACCAATACAATATGAATACCATGTGCACACTGTAAATTTGGATTTAGTATTcttgttttaataaataaaaaaaatacactattGAGCACCCTTGCACATAGCACTGTATGTGATATGGTACTATACCTGTTTTGTTAACATTTTGCtctttgattattatttttcttagtCATATGGATAACTGTTCAAATGTATCATATTGAGATATTTCCGGATAGCAAAGCATTTAGTAAAAGTGTCACTATGTTAAACTAGGAAAGTAGAGTAGAATCAGCTGTAAtctattataataaaatgtgcTCTGATTTAGACGTTACTGACTTATTTGCTGTATGTGACAGTGTGTATTGACAAATAGCATTGACATAAAGCTGTTTAGTTCAAAAAAGCTCTCTCCACTGTTCACTTtcttcatacttcatacttcatacTAAGTCATGACAAAAAAGAGATGTGCACATTTTTGCGCAGTCATCATGAATATCTGACATTATTCAACAATCTCTATCTTTTTCTTGAGGCTTTTTATCTCTACACCTGACTGCAAAATCATTCTACCGCTTAATAGAAAAATGTGGGTGGATTTTTAGGAAATGCAGGATATCGCTAACAGTGACCAAATCAGACAAGATAAATAACAATGCCTTCTGATCTATTATTAAGATTTAACTTGCATCATGGTGATTCTGCATTtcctttgttgttgtgtttttttaaatttctttcaattctttgtatgtgtacggttttgtttttttaaaccaggAGGCCTATTGTGAAAACATTGTATAACTTTGTCATTATTCTAGGACTCACCCACATTTGGCGTGCTACACACACTGATACTAAAGTTAGAATAAGTCATCTCTGTTGTATTGAGACATGGCACTGAGTTCAGTACtgatggaattatttctttaaatttagtgacaacaccatcagacagacatctagtaagaacatgtttgtctaacggcgtatagtccagtaataggaattcaaacgttattaaataatggtctGATAAAGAAGGATTATGAGGGAAAACTATTAAACGTTCAACTTCAATACCATATGTCAGAACAAGGTCAGAACAAGGCCAGTCTGACCTCATCAAGCTTGTTTCCAGTCACAGTGAGCAGAACCCCCAAAAAACTAAACACAGAAAAATCAATTGTACAATGTCTGCTCAGTACCAAAGGTCAGTTAGGTTAACTTGGAACTAGCTGCTAATTTAGCAGCTAAACAGCCTGTTATTGTCTATAGAAGTTGGTGGTGACCAAAACAGAGGTAGGAGAACAACATTTGGTATcagtcagaggagcagaaatgagattccaaatgaatgctaatgttacttAAGATGTGTGTACATAACATTTTACTATAACAACTTAATAATATTAacttaaaatatttcttaatgcAGCTTTACCAATACAATATGAATACCATGTGCACACTGTAAATTTGGATTTAGTATTCttgttttaataaattaaaaaaatacactattGAGCACCCTTGCACATAACACTGTATGTGATACGGTACTATACCTGTTTTGTTAACATTTTGCtctttgattattatttttcttagtCATATGGATAACTGTTCAAATGTATCATATTGAGATATTTCCAGATAGCAAAGCATTTAGTAAAAGTGTCACTATGTTAAACTAGGAAAGTAGAGTAGAATCAGCTGTAATCTATTACAATAAAATGTGCTCTGATTTAGACGTTACTGACTTATTTGCTGTATGTGACAGTGTGCATTGACAAATAGCATTGACATAAAGCTGTTTAGTTCAAAAAAGCTCTCTCCACTGTTCACTTTCTTCATACTTTAAGTCATGACAAAAAAGAGATGTGCACATTTTTGCGCAGTCATCATGAATATCTGACATTATTCAACAATCTCTATCTTTTTCTTGAGGCTTTTTATCTCTACACCTGACTGCAAAATCATTCTACCGCTAAATAGAAAAATGTGGGTGGATTTTTAGGAAATGCGGGATATCGCTAACAGTGACCAAATCAGACAAGTTAAATAACAGTGCCTTCTGATCTATTGTTAACATCTAACTTGAATCATAGTGGTTCAGCATTtcctttgttgttgtgtttttttaatttttttttaagccagGACGCCTATTGTGAAAACATTGTATAACTTTGTCATTATTCTAGGACTCACCCACATTTGGCGTGCTACACACACTGATatacaaagagaaaatatgGTTCATGTGACTATATCATGTAACCAAGGACAATACAGTGACGTTACTCAAGGGAGGATAATTATAGGGAGGAGCAGATTGACAGTTACTGAATGGAACTGGTATTGTACAGATGGCAGTTGCTGATAACTCATATGACATGAAGAAACCAAACCATAAATGGGTAGCCTGGTTTCAGTCACCAAACAAGCTGTGAAAGGTTGCTGGGAAACCTACAGCATCAAGTCATATTCAAGATCAAAATGGATACACTGTCTTGGTGCCTTTTCAAATGTTAGAATAATCTCTAACATAACAGAGGTACAGATCATCTGTGAATTAATAGGACATCTAAAGCAACAGTATTAGTTCAATAATGTTCAAGGCAGTCTACCCAATGGGCCTAGTTGTTGAGACTAGTCATGTCAGTTTGCACTAAAGTGGTGGAACAACTGACAGAACAATATTGCAATCCATTATAGATGCTAGCATTAACATTTCACCATCCAGCTAGCCAGTTTGTAGGATTTTATTAGATTAGATAATGTGCAGTTCAAAATCCATCCAGTTTCTTTTACTGTTTGTGGCACTGGTAAGAACCACACATTATAAATACGAATTCTTATTTGACAGTGAGGTCAACTCATTTCCTAACACACATTCCTTATTCATTGTGATCCTGACATTCTGACAacacactaaataaataaactgacactgacactaaataaatacactgaCTTACCCTGAAATACTTGCTAATGATCGCATAGACTGGAAAACGTGCAGTGAGCTCAAAACAACACTACATTTACTCCTCACAACACATTAAATCCTTTCTGCACTGTGTTGCTGGAAGTCTGTAGTTTTGTCTTCGTGTAATTTCACAAAACATTTGTCCAATTAGTACTGACGGATGAAAATAAGGGGGTTTCATGCATTCAGAACGTTGCTGCATGATTGCATATTActgtcaaaaacatttttaggatTCTGGGTTAGGATCTCATTTTAAGGCAGTAAGCAAGGCTTTGTGTAACTGAGATGATGATAATCTATCTGCAGGGGTTCACTGTATTACTGATCAAAAACAGTGAGTGtgttgtaagaaaaaaaagctacttCTGATGGGTGGGTACgatgaaaaaaagcaaataaataaaaagctagACACTGCTATAATGACAGTGTTAAGCTGGGTGGAGGGATGGTGGGGCGGTTAAGTGGCAGGTACAGGGCAGAAAGCAGCTGGTCTGTAGGCTAATGGGGGAGTTAGGTTTGGGGTTAATGAGTTTCATGGTGCATGGGAAAAATGTTGTTCTGTCTGGTGACTTTGGTTTTGTCTGTATCTCCTCCCAGAGGGGAAGGACTTGAACAAGTGATAGATGGTGTGAGGCCTTGGCCTGGATACCCCTTGTCTGTTTCATGAGTTAAGTAAATATTCTTGAGGCTGTGGCTTCCCATCAAATATTGACTTTATGTTGGTTTATGAGTGGAATGTTTGGCCTATCTGGGTGGAAATACCAGTGTGTCAGTCCATCACTAAACTGAAATACATATTGTGTACATAAGCATCCTAATGGCTTTACATTGATATCAACAGAACTATGTCATTCCCATCAGGCTCCTC contains:
- the noxo1b gene encoding NADPH oxidase organizer 1b — translated: MPVPAGYLSDSRGAAFASSASLIPPPPINTQQPGVVTSLLYSGSKFRGHQKSKGNSYDVEVVLQHVTMEDSYLCGYLKIKGLTEEYPTLTTFFAGEIISRKRPFLTRKWDADEDVDRKHWGKFQAFYQYAKTFNSDDFDYEDLKNSDYIFMRWKEQFLVPDHTIKDISGASFAGFYYICFQKSTATIEGYYYHRSSEWYQSLNLTHVPEHSAAIYEFRVGSVSHPFVTQTYRCVGAYETKDTKNRPFKVALDEKVDVLIKDPAGWWLVENEDKCLAWFPAPYLEVCEEEEDDDNGFQLGGALYCAVRSYSTKKDDEVAVSIGSVVEVLRKSDNGWWLIRFNGKAGYIPSMYLQPYNNPRAGLYSLQRKLHSSTLNLATSRELQSSYPPSINNENTPPQDSAGPSRGEADVHGNLQKSRSLDVLSETWCQTGLPTQAEQNAATTDGRARSMSNTSTDSSFSSFSSGSESSSSLRNDAQHQKSTGRPAASHQSNVSESGGSSADLSLSDRRGSNTSTDSTGSVSVAPRVPPRPKTEEILNRCTTMTRKAALATKTRLQIQPETIHSR